Part of the Longimicrobiaceae bacterium genome is shown below.
ATCGACATGCTGGACAACGCGATCGCCGCGTGCCCGGACGACGTGTGGGGCGACCGCGCCGCGCAGCCGGAGTTCTGGTACCTGGCCTATCACACGCTCTTCTTCCTCGACCTGTACGTGAGCGGCACGCTGAAGGGCTTCGCCCCGCCAGCGCCGTTCAACATGGACGAGATCGACCCGGCGGGCGTGCTGCCGGAACGCGTGTACACCCGCCAGGAGATGCGCACGTACCTGGCGCACGGCCGCCGGAAATGCCGCGCGGCCATCGAAGCGCTGACGGACGAGCGCTCGGTCGTGCTGAGCGACTTCGACTGGCTGAAGCTCCCGTACGCTGAGCTGCTGCTGGACAACCTGCGCCACGTGCAGCACCACACCGCGCAGATGCACCTGATCCTCCGCCAGCGCACCGGCTCGGCGCCCCGGTGGATCAGCACCCTCAAGCCGGACGCACCGGGCGAATGATCGGGAGATGCACGGCCGCCCATCATCCGCCTCGCATCCCCCCGCTGCGACGACCATCGGGAGGTTGCAGATGATGCGTGAGCGTCCATCGATGCGAGGCGGGATGGCATCTCCACGGTTCGCGCGCATCGTCCGCGCACGCGTGAGGAGGTAGCGTGCACACGACCGCCCGCGACCGCGCCGCCGCCGATGCGCGCGCATCCGACCGCGCCGCGCTCGAGGCCGCGCGAGCCGTCGCGGAGCC
Proteins encoded:
- a CDS encoding DinB family protein, encoding IDMLDNAIAACPDDVWGDRAAQPEFWYLAYHTLFFLDLYVSGTLKGFAPPAPFNMDEIDPAGVLPERVYTRQEMRTYLAHGRRKCRAAIEALTDERSVVLSDFDWLKLPYAELLLDNLRHVQHHTAQMHLILRQRTGSAPRWISTLKPDAPGE